The following nucleotide sequence is from Trifolium pratense cultivar HEN17-A07 linkage group LG2, ARS_RC_1.1, whole genome shotgun sequence.
AAGAATGACGGTATACTAACTCCAAAAACATACAATAAGTAATAAATGTTTACAACATGAAAGCAACAGAGATTTTGCCAACTTCACTAAAATCTTATGGAAATGAGTATTAGTATGACATGTAACATTCCTAACACAACAGAATAATTGGAACTTTAAATCATCATTTATTGTCGGATACCGCACTTATCAATTAGAAATCTACAGTTCTCTCACAGTGCCATTGCCATTACATGTCAAATTAGACATATTTAACTATTGACAAGTACATAGCATAGACATGAAAGTGACAATAAACTCACCAGACTCTTAAAATCATCAGCCATTAAATCAACATTATTCTTCTTCCGGAGGAGAACACTGACATTGAACATAACAAGCATATGTGTTACTTATGGAAAATACTAAAACCTTCATTGAACCAAACACTATGTAAACATATTAAATTATGATACCTGAAAGGTGAAGCAATTTTGTTATCGAAATCAGAAAGAGCTAGACCAACATATTTATCGCCAACATCTAAACCCATCAATCTCCCACGTTCTTTCTGTGTTGTTTTCATCAAATCATGAAACAACTCAAAGGGTTTCACGTACCTCATTGTAAAGCTGCAAAATTGGAAATGGCAATGGAAAATTTCAGTTACAGTGAGCAAGGCTAGGGttttcaattgaattttttctcattctaatttgcaatttcttcaacatggTTGCATGCTACCGTATAAACACATTGTAGCAACAAATCAGAAATTAGTGTAAAATGGTGAAGAGTGGAATGAAAGTAGCAATTTTTGGTTACCTGGGTTGGAGAGTAAAACTCAAAGTAAGGAAACGAAGGAGCTAGCACAAAGGACGGTTGCAGCTTTGCTTCGCACGACGGTGAGAGGGTGTATTGGTGACGACGGCAATTAATCGGACGGAGAAGAGAAAGCGGCAGAGGCAGAGGGAGGATTAAagtgaagaaatgaaaaagtACACGCAGAGAAGAAACACTTctattgaattttattaaataagcTTAATCAGTAAAATGATTCTTAAAACAtgtttggtttcacattggtccctaagaagaaaaaaaaagaagaaaaaaaagtctgaatagggccttaaagacatattcgttaatcagtttggtcctattcagacCTCTTtgtagggaccaaactgattaacggagatgtctttaagggacctattcggaccttttttttctttaagggacctatttggacctttttttctttaagggaccaatctgaaaccaaaaatgtctttaagggaccattttactaattaagccctATTAAATAATAATTCGTTCAAACACCCGTGCAAAGCATTTGCACGGATAATTGACTTTAActcgatatttaagtttatagaaaatttatttagaataaaatatttaaatttattaaaaaatatttttaaattaaatttaagtgaaatattttctatattctttccataatttatttttattgactaaattttctataatttttttattgttttttttctatttttattcatagattcgtatttaatatttatttttttttacttgttttttttctatattttttggtatttttttatttatcttatattcttttttaattttttttagtacaattaCAGTGAAAGATATAAAACATGCAATAtagttaaaagtaataaggataaatttaTAACTTTGAtgataatcgattttaatatattaataatagatTTAATATGAGGCGTTTGATCTCAAATTAACAGCCGAAATCTAAATTAAGCATTGGATTTTATTAGGTGCATTTTACTACATCATGCGGTAATGTAATCTAAACTTTTCCATTTaaagtttataatattttagCTATTTTTTCTTTGGGGGTTAGGCCCCTCTGAGTcaccaaagaaaaataaaaatgtgtagTTAGTTGATGAGTAGTGTGTAATTGTTGTAATCATTATTAGAATAGCGAGTTTGATTTataatcataattaataatcttatGCTATTTATGGCGTTAAAACAATGgttattgctttattttatactataaattgcgtaaaaaaaaagttgcaacACAAAACTTGGAAAGGGAGTTGCTACGAACATTGATtttgataacattttttttagtgttaACGCTCTGATTCCTAAAATAAGGCAAATTAAGGTGGCCATAGTAATCCGGAGTTCGGCCGCAAAGTAAGTAAAGTCCAaccaaaaaattgtttcattcaGAAATCACACTCGGATTTTCCTGAATAGTCAGATTTGAGAAATTCTCTTTTGTCCACAGACTACACAGTATCATGTTCATATTATTGAATTCTGCTAAGGGGTGAGAAAGGTAGCTTACAGTCCCACTAAGTTTGGATTATATTTCTAATCTTATCAATAGATGAAATTGTCGTAGGCTACCATTGACCAACACCCTAAAAACTCCCTCTTAAAACgtcatttttcaaataataataataatcaaagataggtggaaaaaaattattaggaCCATTTGACATAATAGGCTGTACAtgcttaaaagttaaaactaacTTGGATGAATGATTTTTACCACTATTTTAACTACTAAATTCTACCAAAATCCTTCCTACTTCTGTAATTATACAACTAAACTTCACTACTTTAATTGTCACCATCTTAATTATTTCAGATGGTGTGACATGCAAAAAAATGGATTACAATGTGACAAGGATCAAAGATGAAATTTCCCATTAAGATGGAAAAAAATGATTGAGACAACAAAATACAaatcaattgaatcaatttAATGACCAATGACTACCTACTATGCATGGTTATCGTTTTATGCATAGAAATGGAGAAAGACTTTGAAGTTCGACACGTCTCTTGGTTACTCTTCTAAACGGTTTTCGATTTTTCCATCTTGGACATTTTGTCCCATTAGAATACTTAAAACCACTACCATCTTCATCGCTGGGTGCAAACATATCTCTCTTCTGTTTCTTTCTAGGGTTAGTATGCCTGGGAGAAGGTGTTTTAGGCTCCTCAAGTTTCCCACTAGTTAATCTGCATAACATAAAAGATAATCAATAAAGAGCACCAAGTAATAAACaagttgacaaaaataaattacagcATTAGTAGATGGTCGAAATACAACATAGAACAATTTCTTCCAGACCCCATGTTGATTTAATAACAAGCAGTGAATGGAGATTATACATAAAACTCAAAATGCGAATCAAGGTGCTGCTAGACAGATTCACCACTACATAGAGTGGTATATAAAAAGGTACACCAGCTGataattaacatattttattaaACATTTGTTCACGATTTCTACAACTGAATGAGTCTTTCTACTGGTAATCAAGACTTGAAAACTAGTACTCCATGGTACGATGCTTGCTAAAAGGAAAGACATTGTAAATCTCAAGAAAAGCAAATTTAAAAGCTACAACGAAAACATATAATGGCGACTATTTAACTAATTAGAGGTGCATACAATAAACTGACCTGTCATGGTTAGTAGGCAATCCTGTACACGGGCTACACGCAGGGCAAATGTAGATATCTTGAGTGCATGATAATTTCATACAATCAAAGTGATACCACTCATTACATTGATAACATGCAATCATCCTTCCGGGATCAAATGGCTTTCGACAAATGCAATAAAGCATACATCGAGCTCTTAACATCTGTTTTGAATAAAAACAATACTTGATTAGCACCATATCGAAGACAtgtaaataaatgaaatttcaATAATACAAAAACAAACTCAGGGTCAGGGTGTAAACAGGTTGGGTTTGGGAGAAAATGGGTTGACAACTGAGATCCATTTTGAAAAACTTTGGGTTGGGTTATCAGCTCaagatatttttcaatttttaaaacaaatttaatttgaaaagCTATAAAAAatcagaagaaaacaaaatgtcaagggaatttttttatggttgatCGAGTTTGGGGGTTTAAATTGACTCGACATAATAAATTGGGTTCATCCTCATATCACTTGACCAACTACCCGAACTAAACTAATTTTTGACTTCAGAACATAAGGTTGACCAGATTCAGTGGTCAGTTCAAACCCGCTTACACTTAATGGATATAATAACCTCTTACCCTGAGTTCCACATTTACATCAATAGGCAAGTTTTCACCCTCCACTACAAGTTCATATAGTTTATTTAGACCGAGTGCTCCAGAATCATTTGATACCTGTCCACGatatataaatagttaaaatctagttgtgtgtgtgtgtgtgtgtgtgtgtgtgtgagagagagagagagagagagagagggagggagggggagagagagagagagagagagagagagagagagagagagagagagagagagagagaggatatAGATTATGACAAACCTTTTTGGCTAGTTCTACCCAGTGCAAGCCCAAGCAATTCACATTTGTAAGTTTCAGCATATAGTGATCTTTGGGTGATATTTCCATCGACATTCCCTGTTATGTACTTGGACGTTTCAGTTTGATTGGGCAATGAagtttataaaagaaataaagtgAACAAGTACTTGAAATAAAATAACGGGACAGGCTATATCCTGTTCTTTGCCATGCATAAAACATGAAAACCTGGCCAACAGTTATACCTCTTTCAGATGTTTCTGAATCTGTTCAACCGTGGGCTTTTGTTCACTACTTAACAATATATTTACTTGACTTTTCCACAAGTATCTTGCTAAAGCCAGCTCAAGGTCACAATTCCCGCCCTGATCATAGACACCAGCCACTTTGCTAGCCTACATATATAACATATTCAATAAGCAAAACTACCACAAGTTTAACTATCATGTGTTCCAGTTAAGAAAAAtgagataataatcattttCAATAGTAACACAGCATTAAATAAATAGACTTTCTCCATAGAGGATTCAGAGAGCATGTCCaagaatgataaatattttctaCGTAGGTGATTGAAATCGTTTAGGAAAATAGactttgttaaaaataaataaataacatgcCTTTATAGCAATTGTCAATTTTTCAGAGATGATGGTAATATCTTCATTAACATAAGCTGATGAAAGGTTCACTATTTCTCTCAAGGCAGATTTGCAAGCAAAGCCTTTCTCAATAAGTTGGTTCAGAAGATCTCTTTCGTCAATCCTGATATACAAGATACAACAACAAATGAATTGTAGGTTTTAGAGGGTTACAAATAAATTAGTTCACCAAAAAAACTGGAACATAAGAACAGACTAGAGACAGTTGAGTTGAGCAAACATGTCCAACTATCACTGCAAAGTGCGGAGTAGGCATgacaatggggcggggcggggacggattttgccctccccaaacccataaagttcgggttttccccaaacccatcccaaattcgagcggggataaaaatgataaccccaaacccatacccaacggggattgGGTATCCCCaacgggtttcgggtatccccattacacCTCTTTCCACGTgaattttaattgtattttagtatttttttattaaaaaaaaaaagttaaatgtccaaaattattttctctcaacaatatctttttaaataaagaaaaaaaatagagaaaatggtttgtttaacactcaaattaaaaataaaaaataaatatatgaatgtgaTTTAAGaaattgtttaagcgtttctaatttaaaagaggtgaatctattttttagtATAACAGGGCGGGTTctgggtgggtatcaatgtacctattacccgccccaaacccatcatttgaaatcggggaaaacccaaacccgaacccaaacccagtcaacttggattttccccgtcaaagcgggtatggtttgggcgggtacccgcgggtatgggttttattgccatgcctagtGCGGAGGATTGTTTGCCCAAAATGACATGTATCTAAGTGTTGCTTTGTAATGATGTGGTATTTCATGCTtgtactttttaaaagcagaaGCTACAAAATCTATAGTCAAAATGTTTTCAAGGGTCCTTCTTAGAGTGCCAATAAGTAAACTACCCAAGAAGCAAATAAAGATTTTAGGAGAATCATATTACCCGAAACATAAATGTTCAGCATCAGACAGAAGTTTGACAAGAATGTTCAATTCAATATGTTTCTCAAACCTCTGCATAAAGCAAAAGAATATAGAACGACATTATGAGTTTCCgtgaaagaaaataaactaCTAAACTACGGTTAATAATATGATACAATAATATCCTACCAGGAGGGAACTTCCATTTGAATACTGGGATTTACCCTTCAAAATTTCACAGTAAGAGCACTTATAGTCTCCGAGGCCAGTGTCTTTTGCTGTTAATCCAATGCACTGCAAGTGATAGCTGTCCATATGAAAGATGAATCAAAATCCATTGGCAAGATATTGAATTTGAAGCACAGAAcgcataaattaaattaaataatttgtaaAGAAACAAAGGTACAAAAACAGCGGATTGTTTTTTTCATCAATCTTCATTTTTAAACGAACCCAGCCTAAATAATTTACAGATATGAAAtgcaaattttaaataaataaatacaaaatcataatttaaaagagaaaaagcATAAGTTAAACAAAAGTTCAGAACTATTAACTCAACTAAAGCCAACTCAAGCTTGCTCTACAAGCTGACTCTAATGAAGTACTAATTAGTGACTCAGATTACATGCCTGTATTAAATGATAGCTCATTCAacttatgataaaaaaaataatggtgtATGAAAACTCTTAAAATTTGAAGGTTACCATAAAAATTCTCTATGTTATTGCCTGATATATTTTTAAGAGCTACTCAACTGCCATTTCTAGAACCAAGGTAATAGGTACTTTACCAGTCCATACAAGTGGAACAAGCAAGAAATTCTTGATCTTCAGAATCAACGAAGCAGCAGTTACACAGGTTTGGCTCCTTCTGATTTTGTAACTTGCCATATATGTATAGTGATCTATCTAGTCTCTCATTTATCTGAAAAATATAATGTGAAGTCTTAAGCGTACTAAATATGCAAATGGACTACAGAAGGGAAATAACTGTCAAAATCAAAACCTTCTGCAGTGCATGAAGCAGCGAATTTTCATTTTGGAATAAAGGTCCAATATTATCCATGCatcttttcttccaattttccACCTTCTCAACTTCAGATAATATTAAATCAAGTTCTGGGCAACGAAAGGCAATGGTATCCCCCAGTTCCTGAATATAAGCAAATAAATGTCAGTGCTATGAATGTGAGCCAGTGGCAGTGATGTCATGTCCTACTAAATAAAACACAAACTGGCATAAGCTTTAGGACAGTTGTGAAAGCTTTCACTTTGAATATCTGAATTTCAAATAACTGACTAACAAATAAGTCTGATATCCCAAAGATAACAATTAACAACATATAAAGAATtgtgaataaaataaaactctTACACAAAAATTGTGTAAAATAAAAAGGAGTTTTGAAGGAACTTAATAACAACTCTAAAAGGCTCAAAGTAAATCGTGAATGAGATAAAGTGAAGAAAGCAAACTATAAAAATTCATAACAAATTAGAAGGAAGCTAGCTTTTTACAATGACTGCCACGTTTTAGAAATTGCACAACAAAAACAGCAAGAAATTAAGTTATAGAAATATAATGCACCCTAAATCAATCTGTTGATGCACAAGATAACCAATTGAAACATCTAGAAAATATACCTTGAGCTGCAATATTGATGACCAAGTTCTTTCACTAGAACTTAGACAATAAAATTGATGCACTTGTTCTTGCCACgacctaaaataaaatacattacaaaggtcaaatatttaaaacaaaaattagaaaaaacaaGTCTTCATCGACTCAATCAATAGTGCTGTACACAAGCAATATATTCTAAATCAAGATTGCTCAGATAACAAACTAAACAAACATCAGAAAGAGCTATTAGAAGGCATGGAATCAATTAGAGCATGGCCTCCATAATAGGttacaaaaaatattgaagTGTAATACCTAATTACCCAGGAATTTAATTGAAACCCATAATGATGAAAGAAGACCTTACAAGGTTGGAAGAAGGGACGTGTAAAGAACGCCAAAAGAAGGATGAATTGCCATTTAGAAGACTGAAACTAATTACACTAACATCGTGTATTATCTTAATTCTATAACAAACAAATAAGACATACCTATGTTTTCCAATGGCTTCTTCAAGTTGACAATTTACTTCCGTAAAGGTCATTTTAATAGTCTGCAGATGTAAGTTGCATACGTAAGCAGTTGATAACAAAAAAGTTTAATCAAGTACTATAATTAAGAACATGCTAACATGTTTTCTCTTGAACTTTTCCACCCCAAAAGTCTCTAAATTAATTATTCAGCCTAGTTGTTAATGGATTAATAGAAGTAGTTGGAAATTTAATTATGTTGCCAACAACAAAATTGAGTATGATGCTGATTAATATAAGCTATTTGAAACTTTTGCACAAACATTTGGttacaaattataattttttcccCACTTTTTTACAATTAGTAGTAAGCATAGACAATACAAATCAGAGGATTCCTAAAAAACCAAGCCTAGTAAAAGTAAGTTGAAATACAGCAAGTAAACCTAAATCTAGGCTCAAGCACCACAATACTTTCTGTCAAAAACTCGATTTAAGAAACCTCAACTCACCTCATCACAAGTTTTTTCCAAAACCAACTGAAAAACTAAAACCACATTTCTCCTTATAATATTGTCCAACACATCATTTTCACTATACACTTCTAAAAAAGGGTCAAATGCCTATGAATGATatatttacaaatttaaaatgatCACACAAGTGTTATTCCACTTCTAGCAATTAATAAATTGAACATAAAGGGCTATAAATCTTTTGATAACAAAATAGGCAATAGAAAATTACACAAACATGTACCCGATAATCAGTGAGAATATCTTGAATATCAGTCAATTTGCATCTTCTATAATTGCAAGGTCTAGATATCCCCTCTAACGCTCTCCTAAGCCACCCAACCCCATCAACCAGTACATTCAATAGAGCACCAGAAACAGAGGAATGAGAGAGGCCTTCCACAACGTCCAAAACATCCTACAGGATTGGCAACCACCtcttataaataaaagtaattattaAGAAGAACCTATCTCAATCATTAAAAAGAAATTCAGTACGATGAAGAGAAAAAGTTACATCATAAGGCACTCATATGATTGAAGCTATATAACCAGTGTCAAGAAATATAGTTTGAAGAAGAAAGTGCAAGCACCAAAGTCAAACAAAAAAGGAGTGGGTGGAGCCGCAGCTCTGTGCAAATACAATACTTAGGAGCATAAATTATGACTAGAGAAATAGCAACCTCTAAAGAAGGAGAATGGTTGCAGAAACATAGGGCTCTTTTGCACCACTGCAGTGTAGAACAAGATGCTTGAAGTTTTGAAATATCACTGAAATCAAAACGAAGAGATACACCAGATGCTATGGCAGACTGGATCCTTGTAATGAAATCTTCCACTTCAAACAATAAATCACTACTTATTCCATGAACAGTGTTATCCAATTCAAATAAGCACTGAACATCATCAAGCAGAGAACGTGCTCCACACTCCCATTTTTTGCAGTTATTCAAAACTAATTCAAGCATCCTTCTTTCTTCCAAAGATACTTTAAGATGCTTTGATTGAGAAACCAACAACTAAAAGAAGAGAATCAAATTGTCATATTTAATGTATATATTTGCAGCAAATGAAAACCTGTAAAACAAACAGGACAAAACATGAACCTGCAAGTCCTCAACTTTCCGCACAGAGTGTGACACACAATTAGAAGAGACTAAATATGGCTTTGAATTCCTTAACCAGGAAGTAGCTTCTGATAATGCTTCTTCGACATCATTAAGTGAAGCAagaataacaaatatattttctgaAGCTCTGCAAAACACCAGCATATGCAAAAAAACTCATCAGCCAATATAGGCTTGTCAAAattacaaaagataaaatacgCGTCTCAAGAAGTGTTGAACCTTATCATGTCCTCAAAGTCAGAAATAGAAGCCTCAAGTGAAAGAATCTCGCCAGCCCTTTCCTCCCAACGCATGGCGACACCAAGCACACAAGATAAACTGATGAATTGCTTCTCTCCCTCAATTCCTAGCCTTAAGAATCAGTAACAAAAGCAAAAAGTTTAGtgcaataaaattaaaaacagtaACAATATGCCAATTAAGACAAGGAATAAGAGTTAAAATTTACATAGTGGCCTCCTTCAGCAGTTGCTGAATGAATTCCAGGGGCATCTTTGAATTATGTGCCTGTACCAATTTCATGTGATTTTAATCAGTTCTCAATGTTATAAGCATTGCTTGAGAATTTAATATTACAAAGTAAAATAGCACCAGCATACTAGGAAGCCCTTATCTTTCAATAATTTACCTTCGAAGCTTTCTGTCGGCAATTAGCCTTCTTCAGCTCAATCTCAACTAGAGGCAACTCATCGACTGtacaacaaaaaccaaaattgacaagaaaataaacaaTTGCACGGGCCTTCGAGAGATCTAAACCATCATAAAGCTGCAATAATCCATAATACCTTGAATTTTCAAAGATAAACCTTCTTCAAGAATGCTCTTCAATTCATCAAATGAATTATGGTGATCTTGCTGTCTGTGAACTCTCTCTAAAACATCGTTAAAGTGAGAAACCCATGACGCAGCATCTGAATGGTAATTCCTTAGTAGCCTCAACTCTGGTACATCAACTGTAAAACTGTCCCATTCCTTAAGCAGCAACCCAACATTCTGCATATTTCCTTAGTTAATCAAGCCATTCTTTGTAACAATCACAGAAAATGAAACGGGATAAAGATAAAGATGTAAACCTTGAGATTCATAGGACCTTCTAATATACATCGACATTGAGACCTACAAGATTCTGCCTGGTTTAATAGATTCTGAAGTGCATCTATCTCTGGGAGTTGAACTTGAAGATCCGCAATCTGATGAAACCatgaatttcatattttaatcCTTAAGTAACTCATTTAGTGCATGATAGGTGAGCATGTCTGAGAATCGTGTACATTGCACAAAGTCTAATTATTCCATGAAATAACAAGACATTAGGATCATATGAATGTCAAACACATTCAATAATGCATGACTAGTGCAGATAATTATATTATGTCACTGTTAGAATATATCAAAAGTATCTTATAATATCTAAAATTGGTTTCCATATTTCCTTATATATCATAAGAGATGGAGAGATCCATTTCTGGGAATTCTGTAGACATTGAGAGCAACCCAGCCTTATTTTGTACAAAAAGtaagaaagagagaaagaaaaaaaattgttgcaaGATCAAGTGCACAAGCATAATATCATGCCTtggggtctgtttggttcgggggttttggaggggaggggaggggagggaagagGAGGGGAGCAAAATACCTCCTAAACTCATTTTTTGCAttcccccaaattggggggatttggaggggaggggaggtaaaatatgttacttaaatttttattacatttacaaaattatcctcaatCTTATTTTATAATTCCAAAATCAGCCTTATTATTTCTCTATATCATTTACTCCTATTTAGTGTACTGTTCTTTTATGATACAGTGCAACTTCATTCTTTTTGCTGTTAACGTAACTAGTATCCTTCCTttcatgcaatttttttttttatcaatacctgCAAATTTTTTTACTATACGTACAGTAGTACTTGTTACGATATATACCAGTAATTATTAGAATGGTTGAGTTGCAATTCTTTTGCCTCTTTTTGTTAtgatatgtttatgttttttcttgtttgtttttgttttatattttttctatttctttgaattataaactataaatatatatataaaaattattagagtttaattttataaataaatattttatcaagTTAGAtgaatcatcaaaataaatatatataaaaattattagagtttaattttataaataaatattttattaagttAGATGAAtcatcaaaatacaaaaattgttATCAACTGATAATTTGATGTGCAGAGGTTTCGTGTCAATTGAGTGTtcgtatttaattatttttgaagtgaataactttaaaattataagattatttataaagtgaataattttaaaactataagacttttgtaaaataataaggataaaaaagtaatttagttttaaaatccctcccctccccttctgAACCAAACATACATGCAATTAAACTCCCTCCCCTCCCTTCCCCTCCTCTTCCCTCCCCTTTATTaaaatccctcccctcccctcccctcccctccattgaaccaaacagacccttggTGTCGGCTATTGGTATCCCCGTCTGGTTCACATACTTTAGGAGCTTATCCATGGGACGGTCAAGGAGATGACACAAATTTTCTTATAATCAAATTACATCAAACCAAGTACTCACAAGAGGACAGTACATGTTACATCAAATCAAGTATTTCACAAGAGGATTAAGAACATACAGATAGACTACATTTTATATCAGATTTGCGAGAGACATCACCACTGACTTTATTAGTTCAAATGATAATGGCCCAGCTTTGATTAACTTCTATCTTATAAAACAGCTTCtcaattaaaataagtttatagCTCTCTACTAACAGCAAAGTACTAGTAGCCATTTATGGAGAAGGAAAGATGCTCTTGACATCTTATAAGAGAAGATATGCTCGATTGTAAACCAAAATGGAAGTCAAATGAGAGAGCTTCTGAAAAAACTGAGATGCAAAACATAATTTTAACTTAAAAGAGAAGCTGTCGTTTAATAACTCAGTTATTCTAATTTGTAAGAttcttttcatatttaattcttcACAAGTGACAGATGTTTTCACTAAATATTTAAGGGGACCTTATATAAACTATATATGTATCAAGCTTGGCACATGTGATCTAAATGCTCCAGCTTGAGGGGGAATTAGAAAAAATGCAAACCAGGATAGTTATGGTTGCACAATGTGATAAATATagttaatataattataatattatataaatataaattagataacACGTAACAGTAATTTTTTGTAACAACAACTATAAACATAAAGCAAACTTGATGTTAACTGCAACAAGTcttgtaaaataatatataaagctAGTTTAAATGTGTGCCGTTTTCAGAGTTTTATTACCTCTGACTTTAACTTGTAAAGAACGTCAACATCTAATGCAGCAGGATCACTAGCTGAGATGCAGTTTCTGACACTACCCATCCATGCCTGATTGATCTCAAACAAAGAAATCATATGAGCAATATAAAAAGCAATACAGTGAGCATTCATAGCATTATAGAGTTAAAAAAAGCATCAAACTATTATGTCTGGTAACATCTACCTTGGTTGAAGAAATTTTCGCCTCTAATTTTTTAGTCTGTTTCATGTAGATGGGTAAGCCACAAGCTCTGGAGTATAAAAGTTCCAACTCAGACATCTGAAACAAACAATATCAATCAAATTGAATGGACTGGAAAGAAGAATCGAGATATCATCAAATTTCATTATGCTAGCAGGAAAATATACTTATCAGATATATTTATCAAAAATATAAGGGCCCATTTCTTATctttttttgtagaaaaataACTTTCTGGTtaaaataatcttttaaaaaagttataagAATTTAGTGGGGGGAAAACCAAAACAATTATATCGGAGtcgttttttattaaaaaatac
It contains:
- the LOC123908343 gene encoding uncharacterized protein LOC123908343 isoform X2; this encodes MRSSLPDLFDAQPDLLFQLVTMLNPSVLQENGVPVFSTLQEPGNFVITFPRSYHGGFNLGLNCAEAVNFAPADWLPHGSFGADLYKRFHKTAVLSHEELLCVVAQYGEVDSRGSSYLKAELLTIIDREKSWREKLWKNGIVKSSRLAPRKCPQYVGTEEDPACIICQQYLYLSAVVCSCRPSSFVCLEHWEHLCECKTSKLRLLYRHSLGELYDLAFSTDKYTSEEKAESRSVKRQSSCLSTLTKKVNGSSVTFTQLATEWLLQSSTILQNVFVTDASVTALRKAEQFLWAGSEMDSVRDMVKSLSEAQKWAEGIKDCVTKIESWLSHQDSSLKKIHLEYVDELLRYDPVPCNEPRYHKLKEFAEEARMLIQEIEAALSMCSNMSELELLYSRACGLPIYMKQTKKLEAKISSTKAWMGSVRNCISASDPAALDVDVLYKLKSEIADLQVQLPEIDALQNLLNQAESCRSQCRCILEGPMNLKNVGLLLKEWDSFTVDVPELRLLRNYHSDAASWVSHFNDVLERVHRQQDHHNSFDELKSILEEGLSLKIQVDELPLVEIELKKANCRQKASKAHNSKMPLEFIQQLLKEATMLGIEGEKQFISLSCVLGVAMRWEERAGEILSLEASISDFEDMIRASENIFVILASLNDVEEALSEATSWLRNSKPYLVSSNCVSHSVRKVEDLQLLVSQSKHLKVSLEERRMLELVLNNCKKWECGARSLLDDVQCLFELDNTVHGISSDLLFEVEDFITRIQSAIASGVSLRFDFSDISKLQASCSTLQWCKRALCFCNHSPSLEDVLDVVEGLSHSSVSGALLNVLVDGVGWLRRALEGISRPCNYRRCKLTDIQDILTDYRTIKMTFTEVNCQLEEAIGKHRSWQEQVHQFYCLSSSERTWSSILQLKELGDTIAFRCPELDLILSEVEKVENWKKRCMDNIGPLFQNENSLLHALQKINERLDRSLYIYGKLQNQKEPNLCNCCFVDSEDQEFLACSTCMDCYHLQCIGLTAKDTGLGDYKCSYCEILKGKSQYSNGSSLLRFEKHIELNILVKLLSDAEHLCFGIDERDLLNQLIEKGFACKSALREIVNLSSAYVNEDITIISEKLTIAIKASKVAGVYDQGGNCDLELALARYLWKSQVNILLSSEQKPTVEQIQKHLKEGMSMEISPKDHYMLKLTNVNCLGLHWVELAKKVSNDSGALGLNKLYELVVEGENLPIDVNVELRMLRARCMLYCICRKPFDPGRMIACYQCNEWYHFDCMKLSCTQDIYICPACSPCTGLPTNHDRLTSGKLEEPKTPSPRHTNPRKKQKRDMFAPSDEDGSGFKYSNGTKCPRWKNRKPFRRVTKRRVELQSLSPFLCIKR